One window of the Trifolium pratense cultivar HEN17-A07 linkage group LG2, ARS_RC_1.1, whole genome shotgun sequence genome contains the following:
- the LOC123904074 gene encoding glycosyltransferase BC10-like — MKNNKDQQGKVSSYLKFINDKLYSLNFLAYNLVFGCGLFVGITLTFCLKNFAFNFQIQQFQNQFFSFNPPPHDFSPPILSINSTTSNDHNNQTKFSINRNSLEDFLKIPMAMHDMNGDELLWRASLVPMIDKTPFKQTPKIAFMFLTKGPVLLAPLWEKFFKGNEGLYSIYIHPSPSFNQTLYNQSSVFYGRRIPSKETKWGETSMIEAERRLLANALLDFSNQRFVLLSESCIPLFNFSTIYTYLMNSKKTFVETNMLKDSQWKKGSQWFQIDRYLALHIISDKTYFPRFKKNCNSPCYSDEHYLPTFISNEFGKRNSNRTLTWVDWSKGGPHPSTFIGNDVTIEFLERLRFGSTCEYNGIRTTTCHLFARKFPLDALDTLVKYAPKLMQFN; from the exons ATGAAGAACAATAAGGATCAACAAGGCAAAGTCTCATCATATCTAAAGTTTATCAATGATAAACTCTATTCTCTTAACTTCTTAGCTTATAACCTAGTTTTTGGTTGTGGTTTATTTGTTGGTATCACACTCACTTTTTGTCTTAAAAATTTTGCATTCAACTTTCAAATCCAACAAttccaaaatcaattctttagCTTCAATCCACCTCCTCATGATTTTTCTCCTCCAATTTTATCTATCAACTCAACAACATCAAATGATCACAATAACCAAACAAAATTTTCTATTAATCGAAATAGTTTGGAAGATTTTTTGAAGATTCCAATGGCTATGCATGATATGAATGGGGATGAATTGTTATGGAGAGCTTCATTGGTTcctatgattgataaaactccATTCAAACAAACACCAAAGATTGCATTTATGTTTTTGACAAAAGGACCTGTTTTATTGGCTCCTCTTTGGGAGAAATTCTTCAAAGGAAATGAAGGGTTGTATTCTATCTACATTCATCCAAGCCCTTCTTTCAATCAAACACTTTATAATCAAAGCTCGGTGTTTTATGGCCGGAGAATCCCAAGCAAG GAAACAAAGTGGGGTGAGACTAGCATGATAGAGGCAGAGAGACGTCTACTAGCAAATGCATTGCTTGATTTCTCAAACCAACGTTTTGTGTTACTTTCAGAATCATGCATACCATTATTCAACTTCTCCACAATCTATACTTATTTAATGAACTCAAAAAAAACCTTTGTGGAAACCAATATGCTTAAGGATTCACAATGGAAAAAAGGGTCTCAATGGTTTCAAATTGATCGTTACCTTGCACTTCACATAATCTCAGACAAGACATATTTTCCTAGGTTCAAAAAGAATTGCAACTCTCCATGCTATAGTGATGAACATTACTTGCCAACTTTTATTAGTAATGAATTTGGGAAGAGAAATTCTAATAGGACTTTGACTTGGGTTGATTGGTCAAAAGGTGGACCCCATCCTTCAACATTTATTGGAAATGATGTGACTATTGAATTTTTGGAGAGGTTAAGGTTTGGAAGCACTTGTGAGTACAATGGAATTAGGACAACTACTTGTCATTTGTTTGCAAGGAAATTTCCTCTTGATGCTTTGGATACATTGGTTAAATATGCTCCAAAGTTAATgcaattcaattga
- the LOC123904073 gene encoding boron transporter 4-like produces the protein MYTYLYNFAKNKDDLGQELFLAWAGWVCVWTSLLLFLLAIFNAGNIINRFTRVAEELFGMLISVLFIQEAIKGMIKEFSAPKNENSTLEHYQFHWLYVNGLLGIIFTFGLLYTALKSRRARSWLYGTGWLRSFIADYGVPFLVVVWTVVSFSVPSKIPYEIPRRLVAPLAWESTSLHHWTVIQDMGKVPPTYIFAAFIPALMVAGLYFFDHSVASGLAQQKEFNLKKPSAYHYDIFLLGCMALICGLLGLPPSNGVLPQSPMHTKSLAVLKGLMIRRKMVESAKESIRKKASNSEIYGKMEAIFVEMDSSPVTSVERELENLKEVVLKGEDKGDNKKDTFDPEKHIDACLPVRVNEQRMSNLLQSVFVGASVFAMPVIKKIPTSVLWGYFAYMAIDSLPGNQFWERILLLFVTPSRWFKLLEGHHASFVESVPIRNIVFFTIFQCVYFLVCFGVTWIPIAGILFPLPFFFLILVRQYILPKLFSPHHLRELDAAEYEEIAGAPRLSVSASNRDSPSFGSMEVSDSEILDELTTNRGELKVRSLSFIEERHGQVSGYYN, from the exons ATGTATACCTACTTGTACAACTTTGCAAAAAATAAGGATGACTTGGGACAGGAACTCTTTTTGGCTTGGGCTGGATG GGTTTGTGTATGGACATCTCTGTTGCTGTTTCTGCTAGCAATATTCAATGCTGGCAATATCATCAACAGATTTACAAGGGTTGCTGAAGAGCTTTTTGGCATGCTGATTTCAGTCTTGTTCATTCAAGAGGCTATTAAG GGAATGATAAAAGAGTTTAGTGCTCCTAAAAATGAAAACTCAACATTAGAGCATTACCAATTTCATTGGCTCTATGTGAATGGCTTATTAGGTATTATATTCACATTTGGCCTTCTCTATACAGCATTGAAGAGCAGAAGAGCAAGATCATGGTTATATGGGACAG GTTGGTTGAGAAGCTTTATTGCAGACTACGGTGTGCCTTTCTTGGTGGTAGTATGGACAGTTGTGTCCTTCTCTGTGCCAAGCAAAATACCTTATGAAATTCCAAGAAGACTAGTTGCTCCCCTGGCTTGGGAATCTACATCTTTACACCATTGGACAGTTATACAA GATATGGGGAAGGTTCCTCCAACATATATATTTGCTGCATTTATTCCTGCATTGATGGTAGCAGGGCTTTACTTCTTTGATCATAGTGTTGCTTCTGGGCTGGCACAACAAAAGGAATTCAATCTCAAGAAACCTTCTGCATACCATTATGACATATTCTTACTAGGATGCATG GCTTTGATATGCGGACTACTTGGCTTGCCTCCTTCAAATGGTGTTTTGCCTCAATCTCCTATGCACACAAAGAGCCTTGCAGTTCTTAAGGGTCTG ATGATCAGAAGAAAGATGGTTGAAAGTGCCAAGGAAAGTATAAGAAAGAAAGCCAGCAACTCTGAAATATATGGAAAGATGGAAGCAATATTTGTAGAAATGGACAGCAGCCCAGTT ACTTCTGTGGAAAGAGAATTGGAGAACCTAAAAGAGGTAGTCCTAAAAGGTGAAGATAAAGGAGACAACAAGAAGGATACATTTGACCCTGAGAAGCATATTGATGCATGTTTGCCTGTTAGAGTAAATGAGCAAAGAATGAGCAATCTTTTACAATCAGTCTTTGTTGGAGCATCAGTATTTGCTATGCCTGTCATAAaaaagattccaacttctgtTTTGTGGGGATACTTTGCTTACATGGCCATTGATAGTCTTCCTGGTAACCAATTCTGGGAAAGGATATTACTTCTCTTTGTAACACCTAGTAGGTGGTTCAA GTTATTAGAAGGTCACCATGCTTCTTTTGTGGAATCAGTACCAATTAGAAACATAGTATTCTTCACAATATTCCAATGTGTGTATTTCTTGGTTTGTTTTGGAGTAACATGGATTCCAATAGCCGGAATCTTGTTTCCGTTGCCTTTCTTTTTCCTGATCTTGGTGAGGCAATATATCCTTCCTAAGCTGTTTAGTCCTCATCATCTAAGAGAACTAGATGCAGCTGAATATGAAGAAATCGCTGGTGCTCCAAGACTCTCTGTAAGTGCATCCAAT AGGGATTCACCTAGTTTTGGATCGATGGAAGTGTCTGATAGTGAAATATTAGACGAATTAACTACCAACAGAGGAGAGTTGAAGGTCAGAAGTCTAAGCTTTATAGAGGAAAGACATGGTCAAGTAAGTGGTTACTACAattga